CGGCGAGCGCTCGCGACGGCGACGGGGGCGTCCCAGGCGACGCTCGGCCGGATCCTCGAGGACTTCACCGAGCGCTCGTGGGTCGAGCAGACGGGACGCGAGTACGTCGCGACCGCCACCGGATCGCTGGTCGCCGACGGGATCGACGAACTGGTGAGGGTCCTCGAAACGGAGGGGAAGCTCCGGGACGTGGTGGCGTATCTCCCGGCGGCGGAACTCGGCTTCGACCTGCGTCGGCTCCACGACGCGACGGTGACCGTTCCGAGCCGCACACGTCCGAGCGCACCGCTCCAGCGCGTGCTCGAGGGAATGGAGGGTGCCGAGACGCTGCGCGCGTTCTCGCACACGCTCAACGAACAGAGCCTCGCGACGACGCACGACCGCGTCACCGCGGGCGAACAGACGTTCGAGGCCGTGCTCTCCCCGGGCGCGATCGAGGCGCTCGCGGCCGACGACCGCCTCTGGGCGACGCTGCGGGCGTTGGTCGACCACGAGGACGCGGCGATCAGGGTCTCCCGCGACGAGATGCCGGTCGCGGTCACCATCGCGGACGGGACGGTGTACCTGCTCGTGCGGGACGACGGCGGGATCCTCCGGGCCTCCATCCACACCGACGACGCGGCGGTCCACGAGTGGGCCGAGGACACGTTCGCGGAGTACTGGGCGGAAGCGAACCCGTTGGACCCGACGGCGTTCGGCGGGTGACCGCCGTCCCGTACCTCGCGGACGTGACCCCGACCGACCGCCCGCGGGTCACCGACGGAGCCCTGCAGGGGTCACTCCCCGGGACCGGTCGGGAAACCGCCCCGGATCCCGTCGACGATCCCGTCTCCCCTGCACGCCCCGCGGTCACACCGCGACGGCGCCGGTGTCGTCGACGAGCCGGAACCGGACGGCGTCGCGGCCGCGCCCGAGCTGGTGGACCGACCGCTCGACGCTCCCGTCGACCCCTCTGACGGTCTCCACGCCGGTGACGCGCCAGGGATAGCCGAGGCAATCGCTCCCGGTCAGCGGCACCCGCGTCGTCGCGTCCGGACGCTCGGCTCTCTCCGAACCGTGCCCGTCCCCGTCGCGTCGCCGAGTTCGGCGACCGCGACGGATCGCACCCGCCTGAGCCGGATCGCGCGGTACCCCTCCCGGAGGCCGGCGGCGACGAGGAACTGTCCGATCCCGCCCGCGATCAGGACGGGGGCGGGCGCGTCGCCGTGACGCTGGCGGCCACCGTCGGCGACGCGGACCCGGGCCGTACGTGTGGGTGCCGTCGGATTGCGACACCCCCGGGGCGGCCGGTCAGAACTCGTCGATCACCGGGATCCCCTCGGTCCCGAAGTCGGTCATCGCGGACAGCTTGTCGTTCACGTCGTCTAGCGAGACCGTCTCGCTGACGACGGCGCTGGGATCGAGCTTGTCGCGGGCGACCATCCGGAAGATCTCGTCGTAGCGCGTCGGCGGCAGCCCCAGCGAGCCGACGAACTCGATCTCCTTCATCACCATCGCGTCCGTCGGGAGGCCGACCATCCCCTCCTCCTCGGAAGTAGTGAGCCCGATCTGGACGTGCGTCCCCCGCGTCCCGAGGCTGAGCACCGAGTTGCGACACGTCTCGGCGATGCCGAGCGCGTCGACGGAGACGTGACAGCCGCCGCCCGCGAGCGCCTGCACCGCCCCCGGGACGTTGTCGGCGTCGCCGGCGTTGAGGGTCTCGGCGGCGCCCAGCTCCTCGGCCGTCGAGAGCTTGTCGTCGTCGAGGTCGACGGCGACGACGTTGGCGCCGAGGGCGTCGGCGACGTGGACCGCCGAGAGCCCGACGCCGCCGCAGCCGTGGACGGCGACCCAGTCGCCCGCCTCGACGGGCGCCCGGTGGGCCAGCCCGTGGAAGGCGGTCATGAACCGGCAGCCCAGCCCCGCCATGTCGACGGAGCCGACGCCGTCGGGGAGGTGGACGAGGTTGTGGTCGGCCGCTGGCACGTGGACGAACTCGGCGAAGGCGCCGGGGACCGGCTCGACGAACCCCAGCGGCATCGGGTTCTCGCAGGTGTTCCCGTGGCCGGTCCGACACTGCATGCACGTGCCGTCGCCGAGGTTGAACGGCACGGCCACGTGGTCGCCCTCGGCGAAGTTCGTCACGTCCTCGCCGACGGCGGCGACGCGGCCCGCCGGCTCGTGGCCGAGGATCTGGCCCGGCTGGGGCTGGATGCCCAGCCAGTCCCAGTCGCCCTGCCAGCCGTGCCAGTCCGACCGACAGATCCCGCACGCCTCGACCTCGACGACCACGCCCTTGGGCTCGGGCTCCGGATCGGCGACCTCGGTTACGTCGAGCGGTTCCCCGTGCTCGCGCAGGACTGCTGCTCGCATGACACGTGATCGTTGGTGACAAATACCATAGTTGTTCCTGTCGGTTCCGGATCCGGAGATAGATCGAGCGACTGTCGGGCCCTGACGCGTCTCAGGTGACCTGTGAGATCTCGAATCTGGCGCCCCCCTCGTCGCTCTCGGTCACCGTCACCTCCCAGCCGTGGGCGTCGGCGATCTGGGTGACGATCGTGAGGCCGAACCCGGTCCCGTCCTCCGCCGTCGAGTAACCGTGATCGAGGATCTGGTCGCGGTCGGCCGGCGCGATCCCCGGGCCGTCGTCCGCGACGAAGAAGCCCGACCCGTCGGCCAACTCGCCGACGCGGATGGCGACGTCGTCGCGGCCGTGCTCGATCGCGTTGCGAAAGAGGTTCTCGAACAGCTGCTGGAGCCGGCTGCCGTCGGCGGTGATCCGCCGGTCGATCTCCACGCTCAGCGTCGCGTCCTCGGTCGCGACGAACGACCAGCAGTCGCGCGCCACCTCGCCCACGTCGACGGTCTCCGTCTCGGCGATCGACTCCCCCTCCCGCGCCAACACCAGCAGGTCCTCGATCAGCGTCTCCATCCGGTCGAGCGCGTTCCGACACCGGTCGTAGTGCTCGGGGTCCCCGGTCTCCTCCGCGAGGTCCAGGTATCCCTGGACGACGCTGAGCGGGTTCCGGAGGTCGTGTGAGACGACCTTGGCGAACTCCTCCAACTGGTCGCGCTGGCGTTGGATGCGTTCGGTCGCCTGCTTCTGGAAGAGCTCGTAGCTCACCCACTCGGCCATCAGCTCCACGAACGTCGACTCCGGCTCGCTGAACGGCTGTTCCCGCGGCTCGGTGTCGGCGAAACAGAACGTGCCGTAGGTGTCGCCGTCGACGACGACCTTGGCCCCGATGTACGACTCGAGCCCGAACTGCTCGTAGGCGGAGTCCCCCTCCCACCCCTCGACCTCGGCGTGCTGGACGGTGAGCGAGTCGTCGTGCGACAGCGTCCGTCGGCAGTACGTCTTGTCGAGGGGACACGACTCGCCCGGCTGTAACAGCGGGTGGTCGCCGCTGGCGTTGACGATCAGCTGTTCGTCGTCGGCGATCTCCGTGAGAAAGCCGACCCGAACCCCCAGATACGCCCGCCCGAGATCCAGCAGGTCGGACACCTTCGTGTCGAACGACCGCTCGTAGTCGGCGGTGATGCGGTACATTCGCCGGATGGCGCCCAGGTCGGTGATGTCTTCTCGGTCGGAGGTCCTGTTCACTGCCCACTGCTAGCGCCACTGGATGGATAACTGTTGGCGGTGATCGCTCCGGTATCGTCGACCGGGTTCGGACCTCGGATGACGATCGGGGGCCTCGGATACCGACCCGCCGATCCGGCCACGGACACGGGGCCGGACGCCCGGAGGCGGCCCAAACGGGGCGAGCCCGGCCCCAGTCTCGTGGGCTATTCGCCGGCGGTTCCGTCGACGGTCCCGTCGGCCGAAGCGCGGTCGACTCCGTCGCCGCCGAGCGCCAACCGCACCGCGACGGCGACGCCGACGAGCAGGAACACGTCGCCCAGCGACGCCAGTGCCGGGCCCGAGGGCGCCCACGGATCGAGCGGACGGCCGGGGGCGACGAGTGCGGGCACGAGCACCGTCGCGAACCGCACGCCGAGGATGACGGCGATCCCCTTGCCGAGATCGCGGACGGAGGTGCGCCGCCCGGTGACGAACAGCACCGCGAGCAGGAACGACGCCTCCGACAGCCACTCGATCGGGAACTGCGACGCCGGGATCCCCACGTTCCAGACCCACGCCCCCGAGACGGTGACCGAAATCGAGGACCCGGCGCCCGCGCGCGTCGCCGTCCGGAGCAGTTCCACGATCCCGTCGGCCGCCACCAGACCGCTGGCGCCGACGAGCGCCCCCAGCCCGGCCGCGACGAGCCCCCGCTTGACGGGCAGTTCCGGGCCGAGCCGCGTCTCGGGGAGGGCGGCGAACAGCGGGTGCCGGTCGGCGCCCTCGGCGGCCGCGGCGAGCCGGTCGTAGCCGCCGTGGTAGGTGAGCCACACCGCGACCGCGATCGCGAGGAGGCTCGCCACCGTCGACAGCGGGACGGCGAGGACCGCGGGGCCGACCGATCCCGGGAACCCGGTCGCCAGCGCCCCCCCGAGGGTAGCCAGCAGGTCGACCCCGTAGACGAGGGCGACCCCGCCGGCGACGACGCGGGGAGTCGGGCGAGCGACGACGCCGACGACGGCCAACAGGAACGGGGCGAACGTCACGGTGGCCACGACCCATTGAACCACGACGGCGCCGAGGACCGCGACTGGATCGCTCGGGGCTCTGCCGGCCATCGACAGCCGGAGCCACCCGAACGCGACGAACGCGAACGCGACCAGCGCTCCCGAACCGAGCGCGGCACCGAGGGCTCTGCGGCCGTCGAGGTCGTCGTGGAGGGGCATCGCTCGCACGTCAAACAGGACCCGGATAAGCCTTCGGTGGGACCCTACGTCGTCGCCGCCGCGGTCGCCGCACCCCTTATGCGCGACGCGCGACTATCCCGGTCGATGGCATCGACGACGCGGGACGGCCGAGATCCCGACCCGGACGCGACGCCCGCGTTCTCCGTCGAGGGGCTCTCCAAGCGCTTCGGCTCCGGCGCGGACGCGGTCCACGCGGTCGAGGACGTCTCCCTCTCGGTCGAGCGGGGCTCGATCGTCGGGCTGCTCGGCCCCAACGGCGCGGGGAAGACGACGCTGATCAAGTCGATTCTCGGGACCGTCATCCCGGACGAGGGCACCGTCCGCGTGCTCGGCCGCGACGCCGCCGACGGACGACGGGGCGCGTACGCGAACGTGGACGCGATGCTGGAGGGTGCCCGCAACGACTACTGGCGCCTGACCGTCCGGGAGAACCTCCGCTACTTCGCGACCATCGGCGGCGTCGCCCCCGACTCGGTCGCCGACCGCCACGACCGCCTGCTCGACCGGCTCGAACTGACCGAGAGGGCCGACACCCCGGTCCGGGAGCTGTCGCGGGGGATGAAACAGAAGGTGTCGCTGGCGAGCGTGCTCGCGGGCGGGGCGGAGCTGGTGTTCCTCGACGAGCCGACGCTCGGGCTCGACGTCGAGGGGTCGCGGACGCTGCGCCGGGAGATCCGCCGGCTCGCCGAGGAGGAGGAGGTCACGGTCGTCGTGAGCAGCCACGACATGCAGGTCGTCGAGGACGTCTGCGATCGGGTGGTCGTCATGTCCGAGGGATCGATCGTCGCCGACGACGCGGTCGAGCGACTGCTCGGCGCCGTCGACGACTACCGCGTGCGTATCGCGAGCGACGACCTCTCGCCGGCGACGATCGCCGACCTGCGCGACCGCTTCGCCGTCGCCGACGCGGACGCGAGCGCTGACCCGCCGACGCTGGCGGTCAGCACCGACGGCGACGCGGCGTACGACCTGTTCGAGGCGTTGCACGCGGCCGACGTGACGCTCGACCGCGTCGACACCGTCGAGCCCAGCTTGGAGGACGTGTTCGTCCGGCTGACCGGCGCGGCGCCGGACGCCTCGTCGGCGTCCGAACCGGACGACGGAGCCGCACGCGCCGGGCGACCGCGAGCGGCCACAGCCGGCGACGACGGGGGTGTGCAGTGACGGCCGCGGACCCGGCCGACGGGCCCGCCGGCGAGGGTCCGGTCGACGCGGCCGTCGCCCGGGACGGTGCCTCGGCCGGCGACGACCCGCGACCGGCGACGCACCTCGATCTCGCCCGCGCGGTCCTCCACCGGGAGTTCCTCATCTTCGTCCGCTATCCGGCGAACGCGATCGGCGGGATCGTCATCTCGCTCGTGTTCTTCGGGCTGTTGTTCTTCGGCGGGCGGCTCCTGGCGGGGCGGGCGCTCGCCGACTCGTTGTCGGGGATCGTCGTCGGCTACTTCCTGTGGACGCTGGCGGTGGGCGCGTACTCGTCGGTGTCCAACGACATCGCCAGCGAGGTCCAGTGGGGGACCCTGGAGCGGCACGTCACCACGCCGTTCGGGTTCGCCCCCGTCGCCCTGCTCAAGGGCGTCGCGAAGGTGGTTCGGACCTTCCTCACCTCCGGGGTCGTGTTGGCCGTGATGCTCGTCATGACGGGCACGTCCCTGCAGATCGCGCCGCTGACGGTCCTCGTCGTCGCGGGGCTGGCGATCGTCTCGGTGCTCGGGCTGGGCTTCGCCGCCGGCGGCGTCACCGTCCTGTACAAGCGGGTCGGCAACTGGCTGAATCTCCTGCAGTTCGGCTTCGTCGTGCTCGTCTCCGCGCCGGTGTTCGACCAGCCGTGGTTGCGGGCGCTGCCGCTGGCGCACGGGAGCGCGATGCTCCAGCGGGCGATGGTCGACGGCGTCCGCCTGTGGGAGTTCCCGCTCGCGGACCTCGCGCTGTTGGTCGCCGTCGCCGTCGGCTACCTCGCCGGCGGCTACGTCGTCTTTCAGGTCGCGACCCGGCGAGCGCGGCGGCTCGGCGTGCTCGGCGACTACTGATCGGGCACAACGTTCGGGCCCGTTCGGCCACTTCCATCGACGACCCGTGGCGCTCGACCCCGACGGCGACGGGGATCGCTCCGGCGACATCGACGACGAGGACGACGAGTTCCCTCGGCGCAATCCCTAACCCCGTCGCCCCGGTACGGACGGTACCATGACGTTCGATCCGACGAACCAGGGAATCGACGCCGAGGAGGCGCACGAGCGAGTGACCGACGCGATAGCGGACAACGAGGTGGTGCTGTTCATGAAGGGCGACGCGCGAATGCCACAGTGCGGCTACTCGAAGCGCGCGATCGGACTGATCGGCCAGTACCGCGACGACGTGGCGACGGTGAACACGCTCGAGAACCTCGACGCCTTCCGCGAGGCGTTGGAGGCCGAGAGCGGCTGGGAGACGATCCCGCAGACGTTCGTCGACGGCGAGTTCGTCGGCGGCAGCGACATCCTCGCGGAGTTGGAGGAGCGCGGCGAGCTCGCCGAGACGCTCAACGCCGACGGTGCGGCCGCGGGCGACGCCGACGCGGGCAACGCCGGCGCCGCGGCCGACGTGTCCGACGGACCGGACGCGCCGTTCTAACTGGGGTACGTTCGGGACTCGGGCTCTCTGATCTCTCGCGAAGGGGGCTGTCCAGTCCGGACCTGTCACGCGCTCCCGAGAGCCACTAAGCTCGCTGATCGCGTCGCGGTTCGCCCGCGAGTTCGACGGGACGCCGAGGGTATGCATCACGTTTCGACGGCCAGTGATCGGCGTGCGAAAAACTATCAGAAATCTAGTTATCTCGTTCTATTATACGTATACAGACATACTACTGGCGGATCGAGTATCACGGCGCCCCGACCGAGATCGGAGCCCTGATCGACCGGATGCCGTCGCAAAATATCATGCGTGATCGATCCGGGTCACAGCGTATCGGGCGATCGTGTTTCTCGTGAAGCTCTGTAGACGCTGTGGCGTCTCTGCTGTACCGCTCGTAGCAGGCTTCGTACTCAAGATATCGGTCGTTTCGGATCGACAGTGGCACGCTGTCAGGACCGTCGTCGCCTGATCCGGATCGCGGGTTAGTCATGCAAACCGAGAGCGGGACCGCGTTGCGAACGGACTGTCGGTCGGTCGTCTACTCCAGTACCCAACAATGTTCGGTGAACGACAGCGAAAACTCATAACGTTCTAATGTATTATCAAAAAATGATAGTTCCTCGGGTTGAGCCGGCTACTGAACGGCTCCGGTTCGCCCCATTCCGAGCTCCTCCACATCACCGAGTCGATCCGATCGGTGCCGTGTGACCGCTCGTGGCCTCCAGTGCACTCCGACTCGTCACACAGCCTATGGCTGTTTGAGGATCCGTGTCCGTGTGAAGCGAGTGCCGGCGAAGGACCCTCGCTTCGGATCGAGCGGCTCGGGAGCCGTCCCTCGATTCGCTCGCGGTGGGCTCGACCACGAGGGCAGGTGCCGCTGTCTCGGGACGTGGCTGGCACGATATCGGCCTCCGTCTCGGGGGGTCGCGTCGGGCGAAGGTCAACTCATATATGCCTCTACTCCGTTGCAGCAACGCGTGCGCAGTAGTGACATAACGTATCGGAAGCCAGTACCCTCCGACGGTGCCGCTTTGGACACCACCGGGAGCGACCGAATCCGATCCGTTCGGGAGGGACGGCCGCATGACTGAGTCCGATCTGAGCGGCCATCAGAAGGAGCGGAAGATCGTTCGTGTCATGCGAACGTACGATCTGGACCACTTGGAGGTCCAACTCGTCAATCGGTGGACCGGTACGGGCGAGGAGCAGTTCACGATCCGGGAGCTCGCTCGGTGGTTCAACGTGCGGGTGGTCGAGCGCGCGATGGAGGAACACGGCGTCAGCTTCGACGGGTTGGTGCCGGACCCGGAGACGGTGTACGACGCGATCGACGCCGACGACCCGGACGAACACCAGGAGCGCGTGCTCGAGGCGCTCAGGGACAGTGGCTTTCCCGTCGACGACCTCGCCGAGGACCTCCCCCACTGGCGGTCCGTCTACGCCTGGCTCACCGAGGACAAGGAGGTCGAGGGCGGGAACACGCGCGAGCCGCTGACTCCCCAGCGCGGGCAAGAACGGATCGACAAGCTCCTCTCTCGCGTCGAACGGGTGAGCGACTCGACGCTCTCCCAGCTCGCTCGGAACCGGGACGGGGAGGTTCCGGACGCGGAGGTATCCGTTCGGCTCCGTGTGAAGTGCTCCGAGTGCGAGCACACGTGTGTTCACCGTGAGTGGATCCAGGCCGGCGGCTGTCCCAGCTGTACGGATTCAACGTGGGACTCGTCGTCCGGAGACTCGAATCCCGATTCGTAACGGTTCGCCCGCGACCCACGCGGTCGGACGGTTCTGACTCCCCAGTCCGGGCGGGAGCGCGCTACGTTCTCGGGTACTCGACCGTGTTGACCGTTCCCTTGACGGAGTCGAGGTGCCGCGAGTGGGCCGGAAGGAGGGCCGCGACGAGGTAGTCGGTCCGCTCCTCGACGTAGTCCAGGAGCCGGGCGATCCGGGCGGAGTCGATCATCTCCACGGAGTCCAGGACGATCACCGGCGAGATGTCGCCGATGTCGTGGACGAGATAGCCGGTGAGGGCCGTGACCATCCCGACGACCTCGCGCTCCGATTCCGAGAGGGTGTCGACGGTGTCGCGCACCGTCTTCCCGCGATCCGTCTCTCGGCTGACCCGGAGTCTGAACTCCTCGTCCAGCCGCTCGAGCCGGATCCCGTCGACGTTCTCGTATTCGAGGAGGGCGAGGACCTCGTCGACTCGGTCGTTGAACTTCGCCTCCAGCTCCCGCTCCAGGTTCTCGATCTGGTTCTTGACCTCGTCCAGCTCCGTCGTCACCTCGTCGAGGGTTTCCTCGACCTCCGCCTGCGCGTCCACCGTCTCGGCGTTCGTCTCGATCCTGTCGGTAACCGCGTCGAGTTCCTCCCGCTTGTCACCGAGCGTGGACCGTGTTTCCCGGAGGTCGGCTTTGGCGTCGGTCAGCTCCTCGACCTCGTCACCCCCGCGTTCGGCCATCTCCTCCTCTATCTCCGCCAACGCCTCCTTCTTCTCCTCGACGGTGCCCCTCGCCTCCTCGACCTCCTCGCGCTTGGATTCGAGCCGTCGCTGGTCGGTTTCGATCTCAGCCTCCAACGTCTCCCTCCGTGCGCGCTTCGACTCGTACCTGCCGATCTGGTCGACGACGACGCTGCGTCGGGACTCCACGCG
This genomic stretch from Halobaculum roseum harbors:
- a CDS encoding helix-turn-helix transcriptional regulator, with product MERPLEEIEFLARSTNRVEVLQLLATEPHTRRALATATGASQATLGRILEDFTERSWVEQTGREYVATATGSLVADGIDELVRVLETEGKLRDVVAYLPAAELGFDLRRLHDATVTVPSRTRPSAPLQRVLEGMEGAETLRAFSHTLNEQSLATTHDRVTAGEQTFEAVLSPGAIEALAADDRLWATLRALVDHEDAAIRVSRDEMPVAVTIADGTVYLLVRDDGGILRASIHTDDAAVHEWAEDTFAEYWAEANPLDPTAFGG
- a CDS encoding zinc-dependent alcohol dehydrogenase family protein, coding for MRAAVLREHGEPLDVTEVADPEPEPKGVVVEVEACGICRSDWHGWQGDWDWLGIQPQPGQILGHEPAGRVAAVGEDVTNFAEGDHVAVPFNLGDGTCMQCRTGHGNTCENPMPLGFVEPVPGAFAEFVHVPAADHNLVHLPDGVGSVDMAGLGCRFMTAFHGLAHRAPVEAGDWVAVHGCGGVGLSAVHVADALGANVVAVDLDDDKLSTAEELGAAETLNAGDADNVPGAVQALAGGGCHVSVDALGIAETCRNSVLSLGTRGTHVQIGLTTSEEEGMVGLPTDAMVMKEIEFVGSLGLPPTRYDEIFRMVARDKLDPSAVVSETVSLDDVNDKLSAMTDFGTEGIPVIDEF
- a CDS encoding GAF domain-containing sensor histidine kinase, with the translated sequence MNRTSDREDITDLGAIRRMYRITADYERSFDTKVSDLLDLGRAYLGVRVGFLTEIADDEQLIVNASGDHPLLQPGESCPLDKTYCRRTLSHDDSLTVQHAEVEGWEGDSAYEQFGLESYIGAKVVVDGDTYGTFCFADTEPREQPFSEPESTFVELMAEWVSYELFQKQATERIQRQRDQLEEFAKVVSHDLRNPLSVVQGYLDLAEETGDPEHYDRCRNALDRMETLIEDLLVLAREGESIAETETVDVGEVARDCWSFVATEDATLSVEIDRRITADGSRLQQLFENLFRNAIEHGRDDVAIRVGELADGSGFFVADDGPGIAPADRDQILDHGYSTAEDGTGFGLTIVTQIADAHGWEVTVTESDEGGARFEISQVT
- a CDS encoding ABC transporter ATP-binding protein → MASTTRDGRDPDPDATPAFSVEGLSKRFGSGADAVHAVEDVSLSVERGSIVGLLGPNGAGKTTLIKSILGTVIPDEGTVRVLGRDAADGRRGAYANVDAMLEGARNDYWRLTVRENLRYFATIGGVAPDSVADRHDRLLDRLELTERADTPVRELSRGMKQKVSLASVLAGGAELVFLDEPTLGLDVEGSRTLRREIRRLAEEEEVTVVVSSHDMQVVEDVCDRVVVMSEGSIVADDAVERLLGAVDDYRVRIASDDLSPATIADLRDRFAVADADASADPPTLAVSTDGDAAYDLFEALHAADVTLDRVDTVEPSLEDVFVRLTGAAPDASSASEPDDGAARAGRPRAATAGDDGGVQ
- a CDS encoding ABC transporter permease, translating into MTAADPADGPAGEGPVDAAVARDGASAGDDPRPATHLDLARAVLHREFLIFVRYPANAIGGIVISLVFFGLLFFGGRLLAGRALADSLSGIVVGYFLWTLAVGAYSSVSNDIASEVQWGTLERHVTTPFGFAPVALLKGVAKVVRTFLTSGVVLAVMLVMTGTSLQIAPLTVLVVAGLAIVSVLGLGFAAGGVTVLYKRVGNWLNLLQFGFVVLVSAPVFDQPWLRALPLAHGSAMLQRAMVDGVRLWEFPLADLALLVAVAVGYLAGGYVVFQVATRRARRLGVLGDY
- the rdfA gene encoding rod-determining factor RdfA, translating into MTESDLSGHQKERKIVRVMRTYDLDHLEVQLVNRWTGTGEEQFTIRELARWFNVRVVERAMEEHGVSFDGLVPDPETVYDAIDADDPDEHQERVLEALRDSGFPVDDLAEDLPHWRSVYAWLTEDKEVEGGNTREPLTPQRGQERIDKLLSRVERVSDSTLSQLARNRDGEVPDAEVSVRLRVKCSECEHTCVHREWIQAGGCPSCTDSTWDSSSGDSNPDS